One segment of Thermosynechococcus sp. HN-54 DNA contains the following:
- a CDS encoding ABC transporter permease translates to MDIGESVRMAIATLKANRLRSGLTMLGIIIGNAAVITMVGVGQGAQRYAASQFESLGPNTLFIVPGTPQARNRTFDIPQTLVLEDAEAIATQVPTVKEVAPQIQVQQRVTYRGRNTNVLIVGTTPTFPSVRNFTVAQGRFISNEDVERHRRVVILGSDLAKKLFINENPVGQQVRIKNLSFEVIGVMAEKGAFLGNNQDEAAYIPISTMSSRIVGQRSPYGISLTFISVSARDEQSIDAAKFQITNLLRLRHQIVDEDDFTIQTQKEALQIIGNISNALTLMLAAIAGISLLVGGIGIMNIMLVSVTERTQEIGLRKAIGATQQDILAQFMIEAIILSALGGLIGTGVGVGGVMLVAMLTPLEAGVAPVAVALAVGVSGSIGLFFGVVPAQRAARLDPIVALRSV, encoded by the coding sequence ATGGATATTGGCGAAAGTGTGCGCATGGCGATCGCCACCCTCAAGGCCAACCGGCTCCGCAGTGGGCTGACAATGCTGGGGATTATTATTGGCAATGCAGCGGTGATTACCATGGTGGGCGTGGGTCAAGGGGCACAGCGCTATGCTGCCAGTCAGTTTGAATCCCTCGGTCCGAATACCCTCTTTATCGTCCCCGGTACGCCCCAAGCCCGCAACCGCACGTTTGATATACCCCAAACCCTTGTCCTTGAGGATGCCGAGGCGATCGCCACCCAAGTGCCCACGGTTAAAGAGGTAGCACCGCAAATCCAAGTGCAGCAACGGGTGACCTATCGCGGACGCAATACAAATGTGCTGATTGTGGGAACGACACCGACATTTCCCTCGGTGCGCAATTTTACAGTGGCACAGGGACGTTTTATCTCGAATGAAGATGTGGAACGGCATCGCCGCGTCGTCATTCTAGGCTCTGACTTGGCGAAAAAGCTCTTTATCAACGAAAATCCGGTGGGGCAGCAGGTGCGGATTAAGAATCTTTCCTTTGAGGTGATTGGCGTCATGGCCGAAAAGGGCGCCTTCCTTGGCAACAATCAGGACGAGGCGGCCTATATCCCCATTAGTACGATGTCTTCCCGCATTGTGGGGCAGCGCTCCCCCTATGGGATTTCCCTAACCTTTATCTCGGTGTCTGCCCGCGATGAGCAAAGCATTGATGCAGCCAAGTTTCAGATTACCAACCTACTGCGGCTGCGGCATCAAATTGTTGATGAGGACGATTTTACGATTCAAACCCAAAAGGAAGCCCTGCAAATTATCGGCAATATCAGCAATGCCCTGACCTTGATGTTGGCGGCGATCGCCGGCATTTCCCTGCTGGTGGGGGGCATTGGCATCATGAACATTATGCTGGTGTCCGTGACGGAGCGTACCCAAGAAATTGGTCTGCGCAAAGCCATTGGCGCCACACAGCAGGATATACTGGCACAGTTTATGATTGAGGCGATAATCCTCTCGGCTCTCGGTGGCCTCATTGGCACGGGAGTGGGCGTAGGTGGTGTGATGCTGGTGGCCATGCTGACCCCCTTAGAAGCCGGGGTTGCACCCGTTGCTGTGGCTCTTGCGGTCGGCGTGTCCGGCAGTATTGGTCTCTTTTTTGGGGTTGTGCCCGCCCAGCGAGCAGCACGGCTCGAT